acaTTGGAGGCTAAAGACATGGAGCAGTAGATCATCCCTTCCTTCATTAAAAAGTGGAGTGTAGCAGAAGCAAACAAAATTTTGAGGCTTTCAAAGACACCAAGAGCATTAAAGGCAGTAGGCTTAAAAGTGGAACGTACTTTTCTATGACCGAATAAATTTGTTCATGCAGAGCCATTAACATGCATTTTGCAGCACTAACGTTTGATCAAATGGATAATGCCACATTGAAATGCATTGCTTCACTGAAGCCGAGTTATTCTAAGTTTTCACTGAAAAACTGTGTAAGCAACATTTTTAGTGGTCCTGATCACCAGTGGCATCAGTACTACAAGATCTCATTAAATTTCTGTTCCCTATAATGAAAGATGATGTTGTTAGGAGCCATAGAATAACTGACCCCTTCTGGTTACACCGTGAGTGCATTAACATTGTTAAGATCTATTAATTACTAGTTCTGTAAGTTCACCCTGACATATGTCTGTGTCTCGAAGAATACCACCAAACCATCTTGTGCACGGAAGACCTTGTTTTCGCTTGCCTTCCACTTTGCCTAGCATTAATGCACTACATCACATAGGTATGAAAGAACATTTGAGTTTCAGCAATATTCTTAACCTATAAATTCGCATGCCTTCTATGAAAATGCCCAGAAGATCCACCTTGAATATCACTTAGATCAAGCTTCTTAAGCACTCAATAATGAAGCGATGTGTTCTTTCTGCGGTAAGGTTATACAAACCACATTTTCAGTATACAAAGCACAAAAATGACTAATTTTGTTCAAGAATAGTAGTTGTGATAAACTCAAGGAAGTAAAGCAGCACAAAAAAAGGTATAACAACACAAAAAGGAATGCAAAAGTGGCCATGAATAGTACCTCATGCGAAATAAGAGTTACCTATTCGTGCTCATCCTAGATAAGCGCATTTTGCCTGTTAGCTTTTGTTTTATATTTGGGACACTTTAGTTCAAACTCATAGTGAACTTCAGTCATTGCAAGAATATCAAATGCCCTTACAGACTCAGCAAATAACTGCAGCGAACGTAACACAGCCACCTTGAAGGTACAAATGACATCACTCAAAATGTGTAGCATTGGTAAAACACATGCTTCAACACCGAGAAAAAAATTATCACCTTGGCTGCCTGGGAAGATAAGGCATATACGAAAGAAAACAaggcttactgaaatacaaaaatagACGTGTACCATCGAGGATGAAtttaagacagaacagaaaagggcgtccATTActccaacaacaagttttactaaaacAAGGCTATTGTATTACTTATACACATCAGAGTGGATCTAAAAAGGGTCGTATGTGACTAGCAACCGCATCTGGATAAGTCATGTGCACAGTGGTGGTTGCCCTCTACCTGAACAACCTGAAACTTGCGGCAGCTTTGCTGCACAGGCATCGGCCAGTATCTTGTGCTTTGCAGACGTCGTTCCGAAGCCAGGAATGGCCATCAGTACCAGTAGGTTGTTGGTGTAGCCACTGTAGTACTTCTTCAGAGCACTACTGTCAATCCGAGTCCACTGGATGTACCTGAGCCGAGCGTCCTTGGTCATGATGTAACGACCGTCCCCAGCAGGCTTGCAACCGCGTTTCATTAATGTTCTAATGTTGTCAGGAAGGTAGCCCGGAACCAGGCTATGCCTGTAAAGCTTTATCACTTCTTCCTCTGTGTAAACAGGTGGCTTGCTGAGATCCTTCTGATCAAGTCGCCATGTGCCCTCTAACATTTCTCTTATGCTACGCGATACTTTGCTAGGTTGCTCAAACATAGGGGCCAAGGCATCAATCATCACCAAATTTTGTACCTGTAAAAATAATAATGAAGGGCAGTTGCAGGAATCCATTTTGAAAGGTATAGGAAGCAAACAACTCTCATATGAGACTGCACACAGCTCACATTCTGCAAGGATTCTGGTAATGACAGATGGGCTAAGCATGGGCGTGATGAGACCAAAACACCCAAGAGATgcagagagaagagaaagaatgaTGACAGTGACAAAAGCAGTGATGACATTGTCAATGCACTGAAAGGTGCTGGGGCATTCATTGAGTTTGTTGATTTTGAAACATGTTTTTGCTATTCTATGGTGGCATATGCAATGAACAAATGCAGTGTGGCCAGTCAGTAGATGGCACTGGGacagggacgtagccaagggggggggggggttcgactaccccagttttgcttgcttatatatacacgccgacatacaaacacacgtacgaacatacattaagtatgaatgaacccccccccccccccccccaaaaaaaagtttctggctatgaCCCCGCACTGGGACCAAAGCACACTATTTTAAAATCTTGCAACATTATGCAAACCATGCCAGTTACATAATGGTGAACATCCTTATCTTCTAATCACAATCAAGCTGCTACATTGGTGTACTTAACTATGCTTTAGAATTTAGCTTTGTCAACTTTAGAATAATGCACACTTAAACCTACTTAGTGTTGACAATTAACAGAGTAAAATGTGGTGGAAGAGCCATGAGTATATATAGAGCAATGTGGAGGAAACAGAACTTTGGATGATGGCGTACCCATGGGTCTTCTTGCAAGCAGCTGCAGCAAAAGCACATTGGTATATATTGCTGTTTGTTACATTTTTCCCACCTTTGCATGCGGGAATATGTGGGAATCACTGATTTTTCTTAGTTTGGGTAGTGTCATGCATGTATTAGTTTCCACTTCGTTGTGTTTTTTATGTCTATAAACTGAAGATGTACTGCCAAAGCAGCACTGCCCATCAGTGCTGCCTATGAAAACCACCGCATGTTGCTGCTGAAGATAAACGCTGCATACAACCGGTGCCACTAAAGAATAGCCACCACCGTGTTCACATTACTGCCAGTCACTGCTCTAAATATGGTGCATGAAAGTCAGGAAAACACATATTAAGACCAAGGTGGTCGCCCACACCCTTTTTTGTGTTAATTTACCTCACACAGTAGTCTATATATATGGGTGTAAGGAAGCTTGAAATGACCGTGAGTTATCCAACATTTAACCCCATCAGTAGATGGAAGTGAGAATGTTTAGTAAGGGTGAGGTCTAAGGCTACAACTGCTCCAAAAACTGGTTAGTCTGCTGTGACTGCCAAACAACACTGATGTGGTTATCAACAATTTTGCTGGTTTCCTATTCAACTTCAGGTGTGGTGCTGCATGTGGGTAGCTTTTTGTTTCATCAGTAGTGCCGATGTGAACTACAACCAAAGGGTATGTTTTCCTGGGTTATATGTTTTATTTTAGTGGTCCTCTGAAAAACATACATGtgcttcagagagcactgaaccTATTACGTTCAAAGTTTCCTggcttgattttttttaaaacaaacAAACTTTTGGAATGCGCACAAGAGTATTGCATATAAGTTGTCATAACCACTTTGCCAACATTATGCACACTCATTCAGGTTTTTTTAGCATGACTTGGCCAATATGTATTTATACTAAGCTTTGGTTCTAAATCTGAATAGTCATATATctggtgacttcatcacatgtTATGAAGACACATTGTTTATAGCACAGGGATCTAGGAAAAGCATCAAACGAAATAGGAATCCATGCCACATTGTTACTAAAGGTGTATAGGTTGTGGGAAATGCACACATCACCAGATAACGACACATGCTGCACAGTAGGAGTGCGCGGGTGTCCCACAGATTCCCTACAAAAGTGCCAGCTGACGCAATGCATGGACAGTCAGCGGCGGAGTGTCAAGAGTGGTGTGAGGCGGCAGGGACGTTGGTGTGTGTGCGGGTGGTGCATGCCCGGTGCTGTGAAGGTTAGGAGCTGGTGCGGGCGCCCCTGGGTTACGTGCAGTTTCTAATTCATGTTGTACTCATAAAAGTTCCTTTTTTGTGTTAAAGTGGCAACTTCAGCAAGTTCTTGGGGCAGACGGCAGCGAACCTCTTCAAGTTATATTAAACTTTATGCTGATGGCGTCATATGTCTAGCATGCCACTCGCAGTCACTGATAGAATAAGCCTCAACAATAAAGCTTTTCAAGCTTTATTGCTCACACACGTATTTTAAAGCTTAATCAATGTCAACGACTGTTTCATTGACAAAAGCTTTTACAGCATGTTTTTTATAGCACACATTCTTTTCAGCTGCCGTTTAAATGGCAGGCCAAAATAAAGCTGAACTTCGTAATACTCACCCTATCAGGAAAGAGGTTACCATAGTGCAAGCCCGCCTGACCTCCTATACTGTGTCCAATCATGGAGAATTGACTCCAGCCAAGGTGGTCAACTGTACGTGCTATGTCGAGCCAGAATTGCATTGAAATATACGGTGTCCCATTGGGTAAGTGTGAAGACAGGCCATGGCCCGTTAAGTCCGGGGCCACAGCATGCCATCGAGGGTCAAGCCACGGCACGAGGGGGTCAAAGCTCCCAGCATTGTCCAGGTAACCATGAACCAGGAGAACACGTCGTCTTGGGTCCTCAGCCGACGTTGGCAGCCACTGCTTAGCAGCCAGGTGCCCATGCGGAACGGGAATCAGCAGTTCTCGGGCCTCGCGTTCCACAACTGGGACGTCACTGGTGGCAGTACGGCACTGAGTAATAAACAGAGACCTGAGGGGCACCCGCCTCAGTTGCCTTGGGGAACTGCAAAAGGTGCGTGAGTATCATTGTTAATAAGGCTTCCATCGGGGATAGTTGGTGTGACACTGTCCTTTTCCCTGCACTGTACTTTATGAAAGAAGGACGACAAAAGTGAAAGAAGAGAAGCATGCGTGCCCATGCTTGTGCCGCTTCACTTCTGCTGTCCTTTATGTAAAAAGGTAAAAATTACAAGCGCAGAACAAGAAAGTGCAAAGTACGTACTCACCTCAAAGCAGCTGTTATTCGAAACATACTGAAAAGCAGCGAGGATCTCCTTACAGTGTGACTTTCTTAAAGTGAGGCCAGCATCGTGCAGACTGTAGAAGAAAGGAGTGACAAAAGTAAAACAAATGAGTACTTGTTAACAGATGCGAAACATTTGAAATGTGCTTAAGAAACATCATTATAACCAAGCTAAAAATAAGACATTTTTCAATCCTATGGTATATCTACATGCTTTCATTTGCAAACAACATTTGACAGCATGTGCAACTAAAACTGCAATGTTTATCAATGTTTAAAGCTATAGATTTTCTGAAAAGACTGACAACAGAAGTGCACAAAGTTTGAGTAGCAGTCTTAAAAGTAGAGGTTGCATATGTGGTATTACATTACAAGCTTACTCCTTCACTACATTTCgcatgctgctccaaaagctagcaTTATACACTGGAGTGTAACAGTGATAATGTGAAAATATCTGCAAATCAGAACTTGTTATTGTTATTAAAGCCCCAGCTTGCATAGCTTCATTGCTGGTTCCATGTTACCTGGCTGACTGTAGGCAATAGACAATTGAAAGTACTGTACATCTTTCTAGCACATCTGAGAAAGTTTACCTACAGG
Above is a window of Rhipicephalus sanguineus isolate Rsan-2018 chromosome 3, BIME_Rsan_1.4, whole genome shotgun sequence DNA encoding:
- the LOC119387267 gene encoding serine hydrolase-like protein, with translation MFRITAALSSPRQLRRVPLRSLFITQCRTATSDVPVVEREARELLIPVPHGHLAAKQWLPTSAEDPRRRVLLVHGYLDNAGSFDPLVPWLDPRWHAVAPDLTGHGLSSHLPNGTPYISMQFWLDIARTVDHLGWSQFSMIGHSIGGQAGLHYGNLFPDRVQNLVMIDALAPMFEQPSKVSRSIREMLEGTWRLDQKDLSKPPVYTEEEVIKLYRHSLVPGYLPDNIRTLMKRGCKPAGDGRYIMTKDARLRYIQWTRIDSSALKKYYSGYTNNLLVLMAIPGFGTTSAKHKILADACAAKLPQVSGCSGRGQPPLCT